A genomic window from Thunnus maccoyii chromosome 2, fThuMac1.1, whole genome shotgun sequence includes:
- the g3bp2a gene encoding ras GTPase-activating protein-binding protein 2 isoform X1 — protein MVMEKPSPLLVGREFVRQYYTLLNKAPDFLHRFYGRNSSYVHGGLDPSGKLAEAVYGQAEIHKKVMSLQFSECHTKIRHVDAHATLSDGVVVQVLGELSNNGQPMRKFMQTFVLAPEGSVANKFYVHNDIFRYEDEVFGDSEAELDEESEEEVEEEQEDRQQSPEPLQESPNSTTYYEPHPVTNGVEEPMEEPAPEPEPEPEPEPKVEEIKPEVDEKVLEEMEEKAPSPVPVESPPNTQEPPKTFSWASVTSKNLPPSGSVTSSGISPHVVKAPSSQPRVEAKPEAQTAPLRPRDQRTRDRPAFTPRGPRPDGVASSESQTGKPHLSFVNKGGRGDAESGDMDSRRIVRYPDSHQLFVGNLPHDIDESELKDFFMTYGNVVELRINTKGVGGKLPNFGFVVFDDSDPVQRILGAKVEGPIMFRGEVRLNVEEKKTRAVRERETRGGGDERRDMRRNDRGPGGSRGIVGSGMMRERDGRGPPPRGSMAPKPGMGSGRGSGGQGEGRFTTQRR, from the exons ATGGTGATGGAGAAGCCAAGTCCCCTGCTTGTAGGGCGGGAGTTTGTGAGGCAGTATTACACACTCTTAAACAAGGCACCAGATTTCCTGCACAG GTTTTATGGGAGAAATTCATCCTATGTTCATGGGGGACTTGACCCAAGTGGAAAGCTGGCGGAAGCAGTGTACGGGCAAGCG GAAATCCACAAGAAGGTCATGTCTCTGCAGTTCAGTGAATGCCACACAAAGATCAGGCATGTGGATGCCCATGCCACACTAAGTGATGGAGTGGTGGTGCAAGTCCTCGGAGAATTGTCCAACAATGGTCAGCCCATGAGGAAGTTTATGCAAACGTTTGTGCTTGCTCCAGAG GGTTCAGTGGCAAACAAGTTCTACGTCCACAATGACATCTTCCGTTACGAGGACGAGGTTTTTGGAGACTCTGAAGCTGAGCTTGATGAAG AGTCAGAAGAGGAAGTTGAAGAGGAGCAAGAAGACAGGCAGCAGTCCCCCGAGCCGCTTCAAGAAAGCCCTAACAGCACCACCTACTATGAACCTCATCCCGTCAC TAATGGAGTAGAGGAGCCAATGGAGGAGCCAGCTCCAGAACCTGAGCCGGAGCCTGAACCAGAGCCCAAAGTTGAGGAGATAAAGCCTGAAGTAGATGAGAAGGTTCtggaagagatggaggagaaagcCCCCTCACCCGTCCCTGTGGAGTCCCCACCAAATACCCAGGAGCCTCCCAAG ACTTTCTCCTGGGCCTCAGTGACCAGTAAAAACCTGCCTCCTTCTGGTTCAGTCACCTCCTCTGGAATCTCTCCCCATGTTGTTAAAGCTCCAAGCTCACAG CCCAGAGTTGAAGCAAAGCCGGAGGCACAGACAGCACCCCTCCGACCCCGAGACCAGCGCACGCGGGACAGACCAGCCTTCACTCCACGGGGTCCCCGGCCTG ATGGTGTTGCATCTTCGGAGTCACAAACGGGAAAACCACACTTAAGTTTTGTTAACAAAG GTGGCAGGGGAGACGCTGAATCTGGTGACATGGACAGCAGGCGGATCGTCCGATACCCAGACAGCCATCAGCTTTTTGTCGGCAACCTCCCACATGACATCGATGAGAGCGAGCTCAAAGACTTCTTCATGA CATATGGAAATGTTGTTGAGCTGCGGATCAACACCAAGGGTGTCGGTGGGAAGCTTCCCAACTTTGGATTTGTGGTCTTTGATGACTCTGATCCTGTGCAGAGAATCCTGGGGGCCAAGGTAGAAGGG CCCATCATGTTCCGAGGTGAAGTGCGTCTGAatgtggaggagaagaagacgAGGGCGGTGCGTGAACGAGAGACCCGCGGTGGAGGAGACGAACGTCGGGACATGAGGCGCAACGACCGGGGTCCTGGAGGTTCTCGAGGCATCGTGGGAAGCGGAATGATGCGTGAGCGTGACGGGAGGGGACCACCACCCCGAGGCAGCATGGCCCCCAAGCCCGGCATGGGCTCTGGAAGGGGCTCCGGTGGCCAGGGAGAAGGTCGCTTCACAACCCAGCGCCGCTGA
- the g3bp2a gene encoding ras GTPase-activating protein-binding protein 2 isoform X2: protein MVMEKPSPLLVGREFVRQYYTLLNKAPDFLHRFYGRNSSYVHGGLDPSGKLAEAVYGQAEIHKKVMSLQFSECHTKIRHVDAHATLSDGVVVQVLGELSNNGQPMRKFMQTFVLAPEGSVANKFYVHNDIFRYEDEVFGDSEAELDEESEEEVEEEQEDRQQSPEPLQESPNSTTYYEPHPVTNGVEEPMEEPAPEPEPEPEPEPKVEEIKPEVDEKVLEEMEEKAPSPVPVESPPNTQEPPKTFSWASVTSKNLPPSGSVTSSGISPHVVKAPSSQPRVEAKPEAQTAPLRPRDQRTRDRPAFTPRGPRPDGVASSESQTGKPHLSFVNKGGRGDAESGDMDSRRIVRYPDSHQLFVGNLPHDIDESELKDFFMTYGNVVELRINTKGVGGKLPNFGFVVFDDSDPVQRILGAKPIMFRGEVRLNVEEKKTRAVRERETRGGGDERRDMRRNDRGPGGSRGIVGSGMMRERDGRGPPPRGSMAPKPGMGSGRGSGGQGEGRFTTQRR from the exons ATGGTGATGGAGAAGCCAAGTCCCCTGCTTGTAGGGCGGGAGTTTGTGAGGCAGTATTACACACTCTTAAACAAGGCACCAGATTTCCTGCACAG GTTTTATGGGAGAAATTCATCCTATGTTCATGGGGGACTTGACCCAAGTGGAAAGCTGGCGGAAGCAGTGTACGGGCAAGCG GAAATCCACAAGAAGGTCATGTCTCTGCAGTTCAGTGAATGCCACACAAAGATCAGGCATGTGGATGCCCATGCCACACTAAGTGATGGAGTGGTGGTGCAAGTCCTCGGAGAATTGTCCAACAATGGTCAGCCCATGAGGAAGTTTATGCAAACGTTTGTGCTTGCTCCAGAG GGTTCAGTGGCAAACAAGTTCTACGTCCACAATGACATCTTCCGTTACGAGGACGAGGTTTTTGGAGACTCTGAAGCTGAGCTTGATGAAG AGTCAGAAGAGGAAGTTGAAGAGGAGCAAGAAGACAGGCAGCAGTCCCCCGAGCCGCTTCAAGAAAGCCCTAACAGCACCACCTACTATGAACCTCATCCCGTCAC TAATGGAGTAGAGGAGCCAATGGAGGAGCCAGCTCCAGAACCTGAGCCGGAGCCTGAACCAGAGCCCAAAGTTGAGGAGATAAAGCCTGAAGTAGATGAGAAGGTTCtggaagagatggaggagaaagcCCCCTCACCCGTCCCTGTGGAGTCCCCACCAAATACCCAGGAGCCTCCCAAG ACTTTCTCCTGGGCCTCAGTGACCAGTAAAAACCTGCCTCCTTCTGGTTCAGTCACCTCCTCTGGAATCTCTCCCCATGTTGTTAAAGCTCCAAGCTCACAG CCCAGAGTTGAAGCAAAGCCGGAGGCACAGACAGCACCCCTCCGACCCCGAGACCAGCGCACGCGGGACAGACCAGCCTTCACTCCACGGGGTCCCCGGCCTG ATGGTGTTGCATCTTCGGAGTCACAAACGGGAAAACCACACTTAAGTTTTGTTAACAAAG GTGGCAGGGGAGACGCTGAATCTGGTGACATGGACAGCAGGCGGATCGTCCGATACCCAGACAGCCATCAGCTTTTTGTCGGCAACCTCCCACATGACATCGATGAGAGCGAGCTCAAAGACTTCTTCATGA CATATGGAAATGTTGTTGAGCTGCGGATCAACACCAAGGGTGTCGGTGGGAAGCTTCCCAACTTTGGATTTGTGGTCTTTGATGACTCTGATCCTGTGCAGAGAATCCTGGGGGCCAAG CCCATCATGTTCCGAGGTGAAGTGCGTCTGAatgtggaggagaagaagacgAGGGCGGTGCGTGAACGAGAGACCCGCGGTGGAGGAGACGAACGTCGGGACATGAGGCGCAACGACCGGGGTCCTGGAGGTTCTCGAGGCATCGTGGGAAGCGGAATGATGCGTGAGCGTGACGGGAGGGGACCACCACCCCGAGGCAGCATGGCCCCCAAGCCCGGCATGGGCTCTGGAAGGGGCTCCGGTGGCCAGGGAGAAGGTCGCTTCACAACCCAGCGCCGCTGA